The following are encoded in a window of Magnolia sinica isolate HGM2019 chromosome 11, MsV1, whole genome shotgun sequence genomic DNA:
- the LOC131219581 gene encoding 65-kDa microtubule-associated protein 1-like, translated as MLNEVVVCKASLMTVTGAQNLLLGEVTCGSLLQQLQQIWDEVGESDEERDKMLLQLEQECLDVYKRKVDQASKSRSQLLQDLADSKSELSHLLSALGEESFAGVPDESTGTIKEQLAAIVPILKQLWKQKEERIREFVDVQSQIQKICGEIAGNLKTNEPLGKPIVDEDDLSLKKLDEFQSQLQELQKEKSDRLHKVLDFVSTVHDLCAVLGMDFFSIITEVHPSLNDSIGVQSKSISNDTLSRLAKTVLVLKEDKKQRLQKLQELTAQLSDLWNLMDTPMEERSLFDHVTCNMSASVDEVTVPGALALDLIEQAEVEVERLDQLKASKMKEIALKKQTELEEIYARAHIEIDSEAAQERIMALIDSGNVEPSELLADMDNQIVKAKEESLSRKEILEKVDKWMLACEEESWLEDYNRDENRYNSSRGAHLNLKRAEKARVLVNKIPALVDTLVAKTRAWEEERGLSFVYDGVPLLAMLDEYALLRQDREEEKRRMRDQKRFHEQLNTEQEAIFGARPSPNRPLGPKKVLGPRANGGASNGTPNRRLSLNANQNGSNGVRSSKDGKRDNNNRPTAPVNYVAIAKEDAESHVSGNDQSPASP; from the exons ATGTTGAATGAG GTGGTTGTTTGCAAGGCAAGTCTAATGACGGTCACAGGCGCTCAGAATCTGCTACTGGGGGAGGTCACTTGCGGGTCTTTATTGCAGCAATTACAG CAAATATGGGATGAGGTTGGGGAGAGCGATGAGGAACGGGATAAAATGTTGCTACAGTTAGAGCAAGAGTGCTTGGATGTTTACAAGAGGAAAGTTGACCAGGCTTCAAAGTCGAGGTCACAACTTCTCCAGGACTTGGCTGATTCAAAGTCTGagctctctcatcttctctctgCCCTTGGGGAAGAATCTTTTGCTGGAGTA CCTGACGAGTCCACAGGTACGATCAAGGAGCAACTTGCAGCCATAGTACCTATTTTGAAGCAACTATGGAAGCAAAAGGAGGAGAGAATAAGGGAGTTTGTTGATGTACAGTCACAGATTCAGAAAATATGTGGTGAGATAGCTGGGAATTTAAAAACAAATGAGCCACTGGGGAAACCTATTGTTGATGAGGATGATCTGTCCTTGAAGAAGCTAGATGAGTTTCAGTCTCAACTCCAagaacttcagaaagaaaag AGTGATCGGCTACACAAAGTTCTCGACTTCGTGAGCACAGTTCACGATCTATGCGCTGTCCTGGGGATGGATTTCTTTAGCATCATTACTGAGGTACATCCCAGTTTAAACGATTCTATCGGTGTACAGTCCAAGAGCATAAGCAACGACACTCTATCCAGGCTGGCTAAGACAGTTCTAGTACTGAAAGAAGACAAGAAGCAGAGGCTGCAAAAG CTTCAAGAGCTAACGGCGCAGCTGTCAGATCTTTGGAATCTAATGGATACTCCTATGGAGGAGCGGAGTTTGTTTGATCATGTTACCTGTAATATGTCAGcttctgttgatgaggtcaccGTCCCTGGGGCCCTTGCTCTTGACCTGATTGAGCAG GCGGAGGTGGAAGTTGAAAGGCTGGATCAGTTGAAGGCAAGCAAGATGAAGGAGATTGCACTTAAGAAGCAAACAGAGCTTGAAGAGATATATGCTCGTGCTCATATAGAAATCGATTCAGAGGCTGCCCAAGAAAGAATAATGGCTCTGATTGATTCTGGGAATGTTGAACCCTCTGAATTACTAGCTGACATGGATAATCAGATAGTCAAAGCGAAAGAAGAATCCCTCAGCAGAAAAGAAATATTGGAGAAGGTTGACAAATGGATGTTAGCATGCGAAGAAGAGAGTTGGCTTGAAGACTACAATCGG GATGAAAACAGGTATAACAGTAGCAGAGGTGCGCACCTGAACCTCAAACGTGCAGAGAAAGCTCGCGTTTTGGTAAACAAAATTCCAG CTCTTGTCGATACCTTGGTGGCCAAGACTCGGGCATGGGAGGAGGAACGTGGCTTGTCGTTTGTGTATGACGGCGTTCCGCTGCTTGCCATGCTAGATGAATATGCCTTGCTCAGGCAGGACAGAGAAGAAGAGAAGCGTAGAATGAGG GATCAGAAGCGGTTCCATGAACAACTAAACACGGAGCAGGAAGCTATCTTTGGTGCAAGGCCAAGCCCGAACCGGCCGCTTGGGCCGAAGAAGGTCTTGGGCCCACGTGCCAATGGAGGGGCATCCAATGGGACACCCAACCGTAGGCTCTCTCTGAACGCAAATCAGAACGGCAGCAACGGTGTCCGGTCAAGTAAAGATGGGAAGAGGGACAATAATAACCGGCCAACAGCTCCCGTGAACTATGTCGCCATCGCAAAAGAGGATGCAGAATCGCATGTGTCTGGTAACGACCAATCTCCAGCTTCACCTTGA